Genomic window (Polycladomyces subterraneus):
GCCTTCGATTTGGCCACTGCGCGTGCGGTGGCAAAACTCAATGTGTTGGCCGAATACTGTCTCCCGTTTGTTCGTATGGGCGGTTCCTTCGTCGCCATGAAAGGGCCTGACGTGACCGAGGAACAGCAGGAGGCGAAAACGGCATTGCAGCGATTAGGCGGTGGAGAAATAGCGGATTATCCATTCACGTTGCCCAAAGAAAAAGGAACCCGTCATTTATTGGTGATCTCCAAACGGGCGAACACACCGAAGGCTTATCCCCGCAAACCGGGAACGCCTGCCAAACAGCCGATTGTGTAATTACCGCCGAGACGACATACATCAACATTTCCCGGGAAATGTCGCATTAACCAATAAATCAAGCGGCCTGCATCAGCGATGCGAGCCGCTTTTCTTTTTTTGCAGTTGAAAAACGAGTCGATCCAAGTGTATATTCCGGGAGGCTTTGAAATAGACGACGGAACCGGGAACAATCATCTTGGGTAGAGAGGACGCTGCCGCTTGGAGATTGGGAAATGAACGAATTCGTTTCGGGGGCAGGCCTTTCATCACGGCGGCCTGTGCGATGGCACGGGCATGGGAACCTACGGTGATCAATCGGGAAATCCCCAGTTTCGCCACCGTATGCCCCACTTTTTGGTGACCGCTTGCGGTGTATGGCCCCAATTCAAGCATATTGCCCAAGACGGCGATGGACGGTCGTGATCCGGCTATGTGTTTCAGTACCTTTAGCCCGGCAATCATGGCGGTAGGGTTGGCATTGTACGCATCATGGATCAATGTGCTGCCATGGATCCCGGGTAGCGGTTGCAGTCTTCCGGGAGGAACAGCGTATCTGCTCAACCCCCGTTGAATGAGTGTGGTAGGGATGCCCAGTTTTCGTGCGGCGGCGATGGCTGCCAATGCATTGTAGACGTGATGTTTGCCCCATGTGGGAATAAAATAGGGAATCCCGTCTACCCGAAACTGCATGCCTTTGGTTGTGAATCGGATGTGAGTGGCTCGAAGATTGGCCGGTTGATCGATTCCAATCCGGATGATGTTCCCATGGAACAGATTCAAATTGAGTTGTTTGGAACCGGGATCATCCGCATTGATGATCAGCGTTCCCCCGGGTTGGATTCCCAGGATCAGTTGTTGTTTGGACCGAACCAAGTTGTTCAGTGATCCAAAATTACCGATATGGGCTTCCCCGATATTAGTGATAATCCCGATGAGGGGCTGGGCGTATTGGCAATGGACACGGAGGTGTGGGGGGCTTACTTCCAGCACAACGACGCGGTGAAGACCGTTTAGCCGAAACAGATGGGAAGGAAGAGAACGCAGCAAATTTCGATTATACAACGTCTTCAGAGTGGGATATTTTTGCTTGGCGATGGAAGCGAGCATTTCTTTGGTTGTCGTCTTTCCCGAACTTCCTGTAATTGCGACTACTGTGGCACGAGATTGCTCTCGTTGCCATCGGACCAGTCTCCATAATGCCTCTGTGACATTGGGAACGGTGATCAGCGGATGATGGCGGGGAATCCATCGTTCGCCCCCCAATGGTGCCACTACACCTGAACTTTTCTTATGTTTCAAAAAAGAGGCTGAACCAAAACGTTTTGGTTCTAAGAAACAGATCATTCCCGATTGGAGATGCTCCGCACGCCGGTATACCACACCGCGGATGAGTTGATGTTGGGGACCCCGGACGATTTGTCCACCTACTACACTGGCCAGTTGTTTGAAAGTGAGGGGAAACAAAGGGAATTCACCTTCCATCTTTGATAGTCTCTAGCAGTATATGTACCAACACAGGGACGAACAGGGGACACTTGTTTATGGCAAAGAAAACCGGCTTCTGTACGATGACGAAACCGCGTCTTCATTTGGTTTTTGTTATCTCCCCGACTGCTACTACTTTGTTTCCATCAATATCGGCATTGTCGGAGGAGCGTAAGGAGGAGATGAACCATCCGGTTCGAGTTCTGGTTAAATAAAAAAAACACCGCATCGACAAATGCGGCGTGTGGACGATATCGCAAAACGGTGACAAAGTGCTCCTTTTGTACCAGCTGGGATATAGTCATCACCCCAAGTTGTTGATCAAGTTGTGCAACCCGCGCAATGCCAATTTTCGCTTCTCGATCTGTTGGAATTCCTGCCGTTTGGAGCTATTGGAAAACGGCGTGAACAGATCGTCCCACGAGCTGTATCCGTAAGCGTCTTCGAAATCGATCGAATCGCGTTTGAGCGCGTTTTTGGGAGCGCTTTGTTCCAATACTTGCCGTGCGGCATCCTGTTGTAAAAATGATGTGCGTTCCTTTGACTGGATGGGCGGATTGACCATTTTCGGCTTGGGCTTGATGGGAATTTCCGAACGTTTGGGCGGTGTCGCCACCCGCGATCCGGCAGGAGACGGGGAATGCACCTGCGGCTTGGCTTCTTTGGTCGGAAGGGACGTTTTTTTCGCTGCGGCGGGTTTTCGTTTTTTCTGTTTCCCCGCTTCCAAATAGGAAATCTGATCATACGATTTTGATTGAGGCCTTGCCGTTCGGGATTCCGGTTGTGTTTCGTTATCCTGCCAGACCAAGGATTCCGACCCCGTAGAAGATGAACGCCAACTGGATGCTTGGGTATCGAAGGTATGGACTCTTCGTCCCGCACGTGACGGGTCTAGGCGAATCAAATGTTGTTTTGATTTCTTCTGTTGTGATGTTTCAGGTTCCTGTTCCTCCTTGGAGGTGGACAACGAAGGGTATCCTGCCCAAATTTCCTCTACCCTGTAAAGGGACTCCTTCGGTGCCGCATCGGACTCTTTTGCTGGTACCGGCATCTCCGGTATATGGAGTTGTGTGTCTGGAGTCGGTTCCAGATCGGCTGGTTTGTCGTTTCCAATGTTCCGGTACCCCATCATCTTTTTGCGCAAGTGTACCTCGCGTTCCCGATAGACAGGTTCGGAAGAACCAGATTCGGGGACGGCTTGGTCCACCTTTTCCGCTGGTTTTTTCAGCATATCGATTGGCTCTGCCGATTTCCCATCCATACGAAATAGGTCGTGACGACGGACCATTTTTTCACGTACAAATCGTTCCCGTTCCTGGACCACATGATCATCCGGCAACGTCTTCCTTGACGATGAGAGAGGTCTGCTTACATAAGCTTGAATGACCCAACCGTTCCCTTCTCCCGGTGCGGAAAAAGTTTGTACCTGCATAATTGGAGACACCGAATCTTCCGGCTGTTCAGGCTTCTGAATGATCTGAGTGGGTTGTCCCATGTGGGGGGATTGGTACATCATTGAAAACATCGTTCCCGGGTTTGCCGGCATATACAGGACTGAATATCCCTTTTCAGCGACGGCGTGTGCCGCTTTTTGTCCCGCTTGACCGGCTCCAATCACGATCACATGATATTCACCGCCTGTTGGTTGCATGTTGCCTCCTCCTTCGTTGATTCGCTTACCGAACAAGCATCACCTTTGCACGATCCGATCCAATCCAACCCAATCCATCAGGTCATTCTCGCCGATCCAACATCAGTTCGACGGTTTTTTTCGACAAATACAGCGGTTGAATACTTGCGGTTGAAACCTAGAAGAAAATAGCCAATCCCCCAGGTATCCCTGGGGGTGGCGAAATGGGTTTGGAGAGATTAATCGTTGTCATGGGACATCTGTTCTTGAACGGAGGCCGGCACCGTAAATTCTTCCTGAATGGTGGCGGCGGCTTCTTGAATGTTTTCGGTCGGAACGGTACGCGATTTGGATTGCGAGAACTTGCAGAGACCGAAAGCGTTGGCAAACTGCGCTTCGATTCCGTAGTCTTGGGCAAAAATCAATTTGTCTCCAAAACGTTCGCGGTAAAACGGTTTGAAGGGGATGGAGGCACCACCGGTTAGGATGATGTAGGTAATGTCGTCGCCGTAGTCCAGACGGTGCCATACTTCGTCCACCAGTGCGTTCCCCACTTCGGAAATACATTTTTGTACGATTTCGGAGACGTCGTACACTTTTCCTTTGAAGCTGATTTCTCCGGAACGGATCACCCGGTTCAGGCTCCAGATCGGGTACTCTTTACCGTTGCCGTCCGGGTCGACGTCACGGGTAAACTCAAGAAGGCGTTTAGACAACAGGTGATATACGTTCAACATCGCATGACGAGAAGTGAAGCTTTGCCGCTTGATAATCGTTTCGCCATGCAGGGTTTCAATGTCGGAAGTACCGAATCCGAGGTCGTTGATGCTCACTTTTTGGATAAAAAGATCCTCGTTCAACAGTTGACCGTCACGGTCCAATGCGATGTGGAACAACGTCGCCATCGGCTGGCTGATCACATAGAGGTTTTCCCGTTTCACTTCAAATTCGATCCGACGGAAGGGGAGGTTTCCTTGCTTAATTTCAAAACTGTGTTTGCCAATCAACCGGCGTTTCAATTCCTCTTTGTAGTCGATGTAGCTGTCGGTGGGCAGAGCTACCGAGATAATTGGCTCCGTGCTCCCTTGCAACATCAATCCAGTGCTGACACGGAACATAATCAGGTATTCTTTTTCACGGAACCAGGTCGGACTGAACAAACGCCGTTCGTGTGAGTCGAACAATTCGTCATCGCCAGACTGTTCGATGGCCAATTTACCACAGAACCATTCCCGGTCTCCGTCTTTTTCGCGATAAATGATGTTGTGTGGATCGTTGTTGTATGTAATTTCTCCGACCCGGTTGGGGACCACCATGTTGCGAATAAAGAGTTTGTAGAACTTGTCTCCTTGTCTGCTCACTACTTTGGTACCGTAATAACCCTGGTCATTTCCGATATATACCGGTGTGCTCATAAGGTCTCCTCCCATAATAGAAAGAAAAATTCCTATAATCGATTCTATCAATCCGAATAGACAAGGGTCAACTGAGTTTGGGGACAAATCAATGAATGAGATCGCGTGTATTTTCGGAATGTTCCACGTGAAACATTTGGCACGAACCCATTACATTCCCAGTGCGGCAAGTATGCTTTTCTAAGGTTTGTAAGGTCAATACGCGCTCCGTGAAAGGGGTCTCATCAATATCAATCAGGATTTGTCAAGCAGGGGGACGGCGTTGGATCTCGAATACAAAGATTGTAGCCCTTCGGCAAGTTTATGAGTTGAAGCTAGGTGGTGTTCAACGAAATGAGAGATCCTTTCTCTCGCTTGTTCGGTTTGGTAGACAAAGAGGAACAGGAAGAAGTCAAACAAATTCCCGTTGATACGATTCACCCCAGTCCGTATCAGCCACGTGCGATTTTTGATGACGAACGGATCGATGAGTTGTGCCAAACCATTCAAACCCACGGTGTGATTCAGCCCGTGGTGGTCCGGCGGATCAAGAAAGGTTTTGAGCTGATCGCCGGGGAACGCCGGTGGCGGGCGGTGAAAAAGCTGGGTATGCGGACGATCCCCGCCATCGTCAGGGAAATGAGCGATGCACAAGCGGCATCGGCATCCCTCATCGAAAACCTGCAACGAGAAGGGTTGACGGTGATCGAGGAGGCGATGGCCTATCAAAAGTTGATCGAGCTGCATGGCCTTACACAGGAAAGCCTGGCACAGCGTTTGGGAAAAGGGCAGTCCACAATCGCCAATAAATTGCGCCTGTTGCAGTTGCCGGAACAAGTGAAAGAAGCGCTGCTTAAGAGAAAGATAACCGAACGGCATGCTCGTGCGCTGTTGGCATTGCGGGATGAAGGGATGCAGGTTCGTTTGTTGAAGGAGATCATCGAAAAAGAATGGAACGTCAAGCAAACGGAAGAGCGTGTGAAAAAGTTATTGGAAAAGGTGAATCCCCCCAAAAAACCCCGCAAGCGGGCCGTGTCACGGGATGTTCGGATCGCACTGAACACCATTCGTCAATCGTTGGATATGGTCAAACAAACCGGGATGACCGTCCTGGCAGATGAGAACGATACCGAGGACTACTACGAGTTGGTCATTCGGATTCCCAAGGGAGACCGGAAGTAATGTACACTTGATTACGGGAAAGAAAGGGTGTTACATAAAAGAGGAAGGTATCCGTGTGATGAGAAGAACCGGGCAAAAAAAAGAGGTGAAAACATGGGAAGAATCATCGCGATTGCCAACCAAAAAGGGGGAGTCGGAAAAACGACGACATCGATCAACCTGGGTGCGGGGCTGGCAATGGCAGGGAAACGAGTGTTGATCATCGATATTGACCCGCAAGGAAATACAACGAGCGGGTTGGGGATCAATAAAGCTGATGTCAAGCATTGTATCTATGACGTGTTGATCAATGACGTTCCACCAGCTGATGTGATCCGCTCCACCATGATCAAAGGACTACACGTGCTGCCGGCCACGATTCAGTTGGCGGGTGCGGAAATCGAGTTGGTACAGGTGATCTCGCGGGAATTGCGCTTGAAACGGGCATTGCAGCAAGTGCGGGAACATTATGATTATCTGTTGATCGACTGTCCGCCGTCTCTCGGGGTTTTGACGGTCAATTCCCTGACGGCAGCTGATTCGGTATTGATCCCGATCCAATGCGAATATTACGCATTGGAAGGGTTGGGGCAACTGCTCAACACGATCCGCATCGTTCAGAAACACCTGAACAAGCATTTGGAGATCGAAGGGGTGTTGCTGACGATGTTTGACGGTCGAACCAATTTGTCCGTCCAAGTGATGGAAGAAGTGAAGAAATATTTTCAGCACAAAGTATATGATGTGGTCATCCCGCGAAATGTACGGGTAAGTGAAGCACCCAGTCACGGGAAACCGATCATTACATATGATCCGCGCTCCAAAGGGGCGGAGTGTTATATTCAGTTGGCAAAGGAAGTGATCGGACGTGAGCGGTAAACGTTTGGGAAAGGGGTTGGGAGCGCTATTACCGGACATTGATGTCCAGGAATCCGATGCGATCAATGAAGTACCGTTGGAGGAGTTGCGTCCCAATCCTTATCAACCGCGCAAACATTTTGACCCCGAAGCTTTGCAAGAATTGGTTTCCTCAATCAAGGAACACGGCATCGTTCAACCGATTGTTGTGCGGAAGAGCATTCGAGGATATGAAATCGTAGCGGGAGAACGGCGTTTTCGTGCAGCGAAAGAAGCGGGATTAAGCAAAGTCCCCGTGGTGGTTCGCGAGTTTTCAGATGATCGGATGATGGAAATCGCGCTGATCGAGAATTTACAGCGTGAGGATTTGAATCCCTTGGAAGTGGCAATGGCATACCAGAAATTGATGACACATTTTTCACTGACACAGGAAGAGCTGGCAGCGAGGGTAGGGAAAAGTCGTCCGCATGTGACCAACTTCCTGCGGCTGCTGCAATTGCCACCTGAGATTCAAGAAGATGTTTCACGTGGAACATTATCCATGGGCCACGCTCGCGCTTTATTGGGGTTGAAAGACCGGGATCTGCAGAAAAAGTTGGCCGAAAAGGTAAAAAAGGAAGGGGCCAGCGTACGACAACTGGAAGAATGGGTGCAACACGTTCAACAGGTAAAGCCGAAAAAGAAAAAAGAGAGACCAGAGTTCCATTCCCCATACACTCGTTATGAAGAACTGTTACGGGAAACGTTGAATACGCCCGTTCGGATCCGGCAGGGAAAACGGAAAGGCAAAATCGAGATTGAATATTATTCCGAACGGGAGCTGGAGCGACTGATTGAATTCCTTCAAGGCGAATCATGGGAAAATTGAAGTCAGGGGGATGGTCCGTATAGAGAAGGGGGGATTGTTTTCCTGTGGGTAACCTTATGCTTTCAGCATTGGCCATTACATAAGAAAAGATCACCCAGGCGGCATGAGTGGGACAGGGATTTCCGGCTTTATAGATGGAGGATATTGGAGGATATCAAGCACAGCGGGGACCGACTTTTGACCAGACATTGTATAATGAAAGAGGGGTCATCGGTACTGGGAGTGGTGGAAAATGATTTATCTGGATAACGCCGCCACCACATGGCCGAAACCTGAAGGGGTTTCGCAGGCGGTAAAAGATTGCATAGATATGCTGGGTGCCAATCCCGGCAGAGGGGGGCACCGGCTGTCGGTACAGGCGGGAGAAGTGTTGGCCAAAGCCCGCCGAGCTTTAGCTGATTTGTTTGGGATTCGGGACCCGCAGAACCTGTTTTTTTACGCAAATGCAACGCAAGCGATCAATCAAGCGCTAAAAGGTTTGCTTCAACCGGGGGATCATGTGGTGATCTCCCCCTGGGAGCATAACGCGATGGCACGTCCATTGGAGGCGCTGAAAAAGGAACGTGGGATTCGTGTCACAGTCGTGCCACCCTCTCCGCAGGGAACGGTGGAGCCGCGTGCGGTGGAAGAAGCATTGACGCCGGATACCCGTTTAATCGCGATGACACATGGTTCCAATGTGACCGGTGCCGTCCTGCCCATCGAAGAGATTGGCGCCATTGCCGCCAAACACGACGTGCTTCTTTTGGTGGATGCGGCACAAACAGCGGGTGTGCTGCCCATCGATGTGGAAACGATGAACATTCATCTTTTGGCGTTTCCCGGCCATAAAGGATTGTTTGGCCCACAGGGAACGGGAGGATTGTATGTGCATCCCGATGTCAAAATAGAACCTTGGATTCAGGGAGGCACAGGCAGTCGTTCCGAATCGTTGGAACACCCTTCGGCCCGCCCGGACGGGTTTGAGAGCGGAACACCCAACACACCCGGGATCGCTGGATTGGAGGCCGGGGTGCGTTTTGTCACCCAAACCGGCTTGGATGCCATACACCGCAAGGAGATGGCCTTGAATGATCGATTGCGGTCGGGCTTACAGGAAATGGACGGGATCCAAGTGTACGGACCGGATGATTCTTTATTACCTGTTACCTCCTTCAATTTGGAAGGGGTGGACAGTTTGATGGTAGCCGAGATCTTGGATCAACATTTCGAAATCGCCGTACGTGCGGGATTTCATTGTGCGGCATTGGCTCACCTTAGTTTGGGAACGGATCAAACCGGAACGGTTCGCGTCAGCCCAGGGTACTTCAACCAGGAGAAGGATATCGATGACCTGCTGGCAGCGCTTCGGGAGATCCGAGAGGTGTTGGTGTAAATGGCAACAACGCCGATTTTTCTTAAGAAATGGAAAGGGAATGACAGGAGGATTTCACCATGCTGGAACGTTGGATCGGGTGGATACATCAGGATCCTGCCACATGGATCATGGGTGTATTGATTGGACAAGTGGTATTGTTCCTTTTATTGTTAATCGGGTGGATTCGTTTGTCACTACAAAAGCGCAGATGGCGTAAGTTGTCCCGTTATTTCCAGAAGTCCGATTCCATTTCCGACCTGTTGGAATCGGGTGAGATGGATGCGGAACAGTTGTTGTACTATCTCAAACGTATTGATCAGACACTCTCTTCCCTCAAGGGTCGTATGGGATTGGTACGTTATAATGCCATAGGAGAGAGTGCGACCGACATGAGCTTTTCGTTGGCCATGCTGGATGAACAGGGAAACGGTGTGGTGATCAGCAGTTTATTCAACCGTCATAATCCGTCCTATATTTACGCGAAGCCGATTGTTGAAGGCGAGTCTTCTTATCCACTTTCTTCCGAAGAGCGACAAGCAATCCATCGCGCGCTCAATGGGAATCAAGATGAAGACACCGCTGTGTTAACAGGAAAAAAAGTCAACGATGGAAAATGAGGATCAAAGGGAAAACCATCTGTACCTCAATCGCCTGATCGGTACAGATGGTTTTTTTTTCAAAAACACCCATTCATCTCGTTCTGAAGATTTTCCAGGGTAGCACTGATGTACTTCAACGCGGCAAGGTGTGGTATTGACGAACGGCCAACTGTACTGCATCGGCGATGACTTCCGCCATTTTCATGACGACGCCCAATCGGGTGTTTTGTAATACGAAATATTCCATAAATCCGGCCACATTGACAATTCCCGTAACATGTACTTGGCCTACCTCAGGAAGATTTTTGTTCACCCCTGCACCGGGCTTTAACGGCCCCAAACCCAATTGAATCCATCCAACGCTTTTCAATTGTCCCAAACAGGCGTCCACCGCGATGATGAATGGATGATGCAGCTCCTGATGGATACGGTACAGCGTGGAACGCAGATTGACGGCATGAACGGGCTCGTCCAATGTACCGAAAATATGCAGGGAAGGTGGTGCGTGCTTCTCCAATAACGTTCCTACCAGCGGACCGAGCGCATCCCCAGTGGAGCGGTCGGTTCCGATACAAACGCAAGCCAAATGGGTGAATGATCCGCTTGTGCGAAGGACTTGATGCAACCGCTCCGCGCATTCCTGTGCGGCATAAGGCTGTGTGTACTGTACGCGATACGGATAGGAGTAAGGTGATCCGGGTCTGGGAACCAGCTCGCGCATGGCAGTCGACCTCCGATATTTTTGGTCCTTACCAGTATACGGATTAACAGGTTGAAATATACATATACGGACAACCCGCGACGAGCCTGGGAGGCGGTTGGTATGTGGGCATCTGTTTGGCGCTCAGTTAAAATCAGCATGACCATTGTGGGTACAACGATTGGCGCGGGTTTTGCGTCCGGTCGGGAAATATGGGAATTTTTCGGCGTTTACGGTGATAACAGCAGGTGGGGAATTGTATTGTCCATGGCATTGTTTTTTTTGGCCACCGTTACGATGCTTCAAATCTGTTGGTACCACCGGACCCAGCATTACTCAGAAATGTTAATGCAATTGATGGATGGCCGGCTCGCCCGTTTTTTTGACGGGGTGATTCTGCTGTTTTTGTTGACCGGGACATTGGTGATGGTGGCGGGAAGTGGTGCGACGTTTGAGCAGTGGAACGGATCTTACATACTGGGTGGATTGGTGCTGTGTGCAACCGTTTTTTTGGTGCTGTTGTTTAATCTGCGAGGGGTGATGACGGTCAATGCGCTACTGATGCCGGTTTTAACCCTGATCCTGCTGTTGGTGTGCAGCCACTTTCTGCAAACCGATGCCAAGGAGCCGGTTTCGGCCTGGCATCTGTCCACCATGACTCACCAAACCCCGCTATGGTCGTCGGCGATTACCTATGCGGCGTTCAACATCATTTCGTTGGTGGCGGTATTGTCCACGTTGGGGTCGGAAATTCGCCGCTCATCGGAAATTTGGCTCGCCGCTGTCATTAGTTCGGTTTGTCTGGGGGCAGTGGCGTATCTGTACAATATGGCCTTGCTTCGAGTGGCGCATTTGATGCCTCAGTATGATATTCCCCTGTTTGCCTTGATGCGCCACTATTCTCCCTGGTGGATGGGAGTGGTTTCTTTGGTGTTGTGGCTGGCCATTTTCACCACCGCCGTCAGCAACGTGCACGGTTTGATTTCTCGCTTGTCCGATAAGCTTCCGTTACCTCGCTGGATGATCGGAGCGATGGTCTTAATCGTGATGATTCCGCTCAGCCGCTTGGGTTTTGCCGCCTTGATCCAGATTTTGTATCCTTTGTACGGTGTATTGAATCTGTTTATTTTAATGATATTGCTGTTGCATCCAATCCGGCAACGGTTGATTTAATGCAGACGGGGTGCCGGAAACAAAAAAAGACCGGTTCCATCTGCCATGGGGCACAGGAATACGGTCCCGTTCCGTCAGGTTCGGGCAATATGTATCAGTCCTAGCATATGTGAATAGAAACAATCGATTCAGCCGGTCCATCGAACCCATACTCACTTGATTACCCATTGCGGCTGAGGGTGGCCGATGATTGCGGAAAAATCGGGGGTTCTTTTTTTGTTGCCCTTTGGTTCCACCTTGATCCCCATCCGTTTGAGCCGCTCGACAATCATCTGCTCCCGCTGTTTGTCCAGCTCGCCGCGCTCCATGCGCTTGTCCCCCTTTTAGTTGCTCTCACCATTATTATACGTGATTTGTTCCGCTTGGTGCATCTCCTGGGCAAATGCTTGTGACAGCTTTTCGAAGTGCTCGGCGTGGTTTTCCTCTTCCAGGATGTCCGGGCTCAGTGTGAGCAAGAAAACGTAACTCCCGCCTTTGATGCGGATGGTTTTGGTTAAATATACTCGTCCCTGCTTGTCGCTATTCCCATCGTGCAAAAACGTGTAAAACCGGTCTTTCATCATGATGCCCCGTAAGATACCGGTTCGCTTTCGGGTGTTGATTTTCCTTCTGGTTTCGGGGTCGATCAACAGATCAAAGTTGATTTTGGTCTCCAGGAGATCGAGAGCGAGCTGGACGAATGCATACTGGAGGGCCGTACGGTCGTCGATGTCATCCTTCTCTTCAATCTCCGGTTGATACTGCTGGATAAAATCCAACAGCGGATCAAAACGGTCCTCTTCGAATGCTCGTACTGCCTGCTCAAATTGCTGGAACAATCGCGCGTCCACCTCATAGTATGCCTGCACCATCGCGTTGAGGTCGATGTTTTCCCATACATACCCGTCCAAGTGGTTGATTTTGAAGACGACTTTCCGCCTTTCCCGCTTGATGGTGTATTCGTACAACTGGACGGCGAGCACGTACGGTTCGTTTCGGGTAAACCGTTTCATGGCATGTAACAGACGCGCCCGCCATTTGAAATCCTTCAGCTCGTCATAGGCCTGCAGCAACATGCGGGCGTTGTCCGCCAAATCTTCCTTGTATTCGCGGATTTGCTCACGAAAATAGATATAAAAAGACGAAAACAGCAGTGCCACGATGATGATCGGCAGTTTCCATTTGAAGATGAAGGCAAAATATCGGTCGTACAGTGTCTGGGAATCATTTTCCGTCCACAAGTTGATCAGGAACGCAAAAACGGCGATGAAGGTAATCTCCGCCGGCACTTTAAGTCTTTTCCGTTTCATGCGGCACTTCTCCTTTTTACCTTTCCGACGGCTTGCCGAAGTCTGCCGGATCGGGGGATCATGAGCCGGATCCCATTCTCAAAATCCGGATGGTCCCCAGTTGATCATTTTCCGCAAAAATCAAGGTCGTCCATCGATTGATCATGATTGAAATGGGGAATATAATGGAGACAAGGAAAGCGTGCTGGCAAGCGGCCCCACTCTCCTGGGCCGGCGGGCTCCCAACGATGTGCGGTCATTAGGAGCCTTTTATTACGTAACCACAGGAAGGGCTTTAGCGCCGTTTTTTCCTAGACTGTTCCCAGTCAAGGAAAAGACGAATGACTTGGACCAGTACGGCAAGTACTGCCGCCAAACCGGTCATCAGATCAACTATTTCTTGCCAGGTTATGCGCCTCACCCCCTTGATACCGGCCAGAGAGTGAGGCCAACGCATTTCCCTGTCTCCTTTCAATATTCTATCATTTCTAAATTGTAGAATCCACGCAGAAATCCGGTCGTTGACCGGTTTTTTCGTATTCTACAGACTTGTTTTTCCAACGAACACATGTGATCGCCATATTCTGAAAGTGAAATCTGCTTACCCGCCAAACCAGGGCCGGGGAGGCCCACATGCTATTGGACAGGAGTGGCTTGATATTTTGAGTATCATTTTACATATTCAGCCGCTAGCGT
Coding sequences:
- a CDS encoding FAD-dependent oxidoreductase — encoded protein: MQPTGGEYHVIVIGAGQAGQKAAHAVAEKGYSVLYMPANPGTMFSMMYQSPHMGQPTQIIQKPEQPEDSVSPIMQVQTFSAPGEGNGWVIQAYVSRPLSSSRKTLPDDHVVQERERFVREKMVRRHDLFRMDGKSAEPIDMLKKPAEKVDQAVPESGSSEPVYREREVHLRKKMMGYRNIGNDKPADLEPTPDTQLHIPEMPVPAKESDAAPKESLYRVEEIWAGYPSLSTSKEEQEPETSQQKKSKQHLIRLDPSRAGRRVHTFDTQASSWRSSSTGSESLVWQDNETQPESRTARPQSKSYDQISYLEAGKQKKRKPAAAKKTSLPTKEAKPQVHSPSPAGSRVATPPKRSEIPIKPKPKMVNPPIQSKERTSFLQQDAARQVLEQSAPKNALKRDSIDFEDAYGYSSWDDLFTPFSNSSKRQEFQQIEKRKLALRGLHNLINNLG
- a CDS encoding ParA family protein, producing the protein MGRIIAIANQKGGVGKTTTSINLGAGLAMAGKRVLIIDIDPQGNTTSGLGINKADVKHCIYDVLINDVPPADVIRSTMIKGLHVLPATIQLAGAEIELVQVISRELRLKRALQQVREHYDYLLIDCPPSLGVLTVNSLTAADSVLIPIQCEYYALEGLGQLLNTIRIVQKHLNKHLEIEGVLLTMFDGRTNLSVQVMEEVKKYFQHKVYDVVIPRNVRVSEAPSHGKPIITYDPRSKGAECYIQLAKEVIGRER
- a CDS encoding UDP-N-acetylmuramoyl-tripeptide--D-alanyl-D-alanine ligase: MFPLTFKQLASVVGGQIVRGPQHQLIRGVVYRRAEHLQSGMICFLEPKRFGSASFLKHKKSSGVVAPLGGERWIPRHHPLITVPNVTEALWRLVRWQREQSRATVVAITGSSGKTTTKEMLASIAKQKYPTLKTLYNRNLLRSLPSHLFRLNGLHRVVVLEVSPPHLRVHCQYAQPLIGIITNIGEAHIGNFGSLNNLVRSKQQLILGIQPGGTLIINADDPGSKQLNLNLFHGNIIRIGIDQPANLRATHIRFTTKGMQFRVDGIPYFIPTWGKHHVYNALAAIAAARKLGIPTTLIQRGLSRYAVPPGRLQPLPGIHGSTLIHDAYNANPTAMIAGLKVLKHIAGSRPSIAVLGNMLELGPYTASGHQKVGHTVAKLGISRLITVGSHARAIAQAAVMKGLPPKRIRSFPNLQAAASSLPKMIVPGSVVYFKASRNIHLDRLVFQLQKKKSGSHR
- a CDS encoding ParB/RepB/Spo0J family partition protein, whose translation is MSGKRLGKGLGALLPDIDVQESDAINEVPLEELRPNPYQPRKHFDPEALQELVSSIKEHGIVQPIVVRKSIRGYEIVAGERRFRAAKEAGLSKVPVVVREFSDDRMMEIALIENLQREDLNPLEVAMAYQKLMTHFSLTQEELAARVGKSRPHVTNFLRLLQLPPEIQEDVSRGTLSMGHARALLGLKDRDLQKKLAEKVKKEGASVRQLEEWVQHVQQVKPKKKKERPEFHSPYTRYEELLRETLNTPVRIRQGKRKGKIEIEYYSERELERLIEFLQGESWEN
- a CDS encoding ParM/StbA family protein — its product is MSTPVYIGNDQGYYGTKVVSRQGDKFYKLFIRNMVVPNRVGEITYNNDPHNIIYREKDGDREWFCGKLAIEQSGDDELFDSHERRLFSPTWFREKEYLIMFRVSTGLMLQGSTEPIISVALPTDSYIDYKEELKRRLIGKHSFEIKQGNLPFRRIEFEVKRENLYVISQPMATLFHIALDRDGQLLNEDLFIQKVSINDLGFGTSDIETLHGETIIKRQSFTSRHAMLNVYHLLSKRLLEFTRDVDPDGNGKEYPIWSLNRVIRSGEISFKGKVYDVSEIVQKCISEVGNALVDEVWHRLDYGDDITYIILTGGASIPFKPFYRERFGDKLIFAQDYGIEAQFANAFGLCKFSQSKSRTVPTENIQEAAATIQEEFTVPASVQEQMSHDND
- the noc gene encoding nucleoid occlusion protein, translated to MRDPFSRLFGLVDKEEQEEVKQIPVDTIHPSPYQPRAIFDDERIDELCQTIQTHGVIQPVVVRRIKKGFELIAGERRWRAVKKLGMRTIPAIVREMSDAQAASASLIENLQREGLTVIEEAMAYQKLIELHGLTQESLAQRLGKGQSTIANKLRLLQLPEQVKEALLKRKITERHARALLALRDEGMQVRLLKEIIEKEWNVKQTEERVKKLLEKVNPPKKPRKRAVSRDVRIALNTIRQSLDMVKQTGMTVLADENDTEDYYELVIRIPKGDRK